The segment TATATTATTGTCACAAGGacgtttttgcttttctttccatcCATTGCTCAAGCTGGTTTTGACAGAAAATGAGTTCTTGCcatgggatttctttttatttgaatgttcCATCTTAAACGATACATCGCTCATCTGAACGCCCTTTACCAGATTCTTTATTTTAGACTTATACAGAGATAATTCCAAATCCCAGGCCCTGTTACATTTTATagattccattttttctttaaaatgcttcaGATCCTGCTGTACCGAGGGAGAAATTTTGAGGGAGAACTTTAGCTCAAAGTTCGAGGAGGTCTCTTTTCTTGATATGTCCAATAAAAACCGTGTACTGAGGGTCATCTCCTCGTTCCCTGCCTGCCCCTCTTCATCCAGAAGGCTGTTTACTTTTCTGTGGGACTCTTTCCCCAGCTGACTCTGGTCCTCTTTCACCAGGTAGGACATGGCATAAAAAAATTCCTGGAAGCTAATGTGGCGGAAGGTATAGAACTTCTTGATGTCAAATCCCTCTTGGTAATCCATGCTGCTCAGGAAAGCACCAAGCCTGGTCCCATCTAAATTGTGCTTCCTGAGGTCAGCTTCTTCAAACATGAACCTCTGGTGCTGGATCCCCTCAGCTGCTAAGGAGCACAGACCCCTCAGGACCCTGTGCCGGGTAAGCTCAGAGCTGCCTCCGTTGTCACTGGGCGGCAGGAAGGTAGAGACATAGGCCATGAAGATGTCTGTGTCATTACTGGGAGTCTCTGAgatctccctgcccttctccatctgccccttcAACCAGGAGCAGACCACCCAACAGATGCCTGGAATCTGACATGATTTGTAGAGAGCATCATTCCCTTGTACAATGTCAAAGGCATTTCTGGCTTGCTCCTCATCCGTGAAATAGGAGCTGAAATACCTCCTCCTCTCATCCTCAGAAAAGCCTAGGATGTGAATATGATGTGACTGTTTTAGCAAGGGCTTCAGATTCGGCAAAGCCAGGGGCCGGGTGGTGATAAGAAGTGAAGATGTGGAAAGTGCCTCTCTCTTAATTAGAGAGTGCAGGGTTTCCTCCATAGAGCTCGGACTCAGCCTCTTCAAGCCCTTTGCAAAGGGCCTCTGCAGCTCATCAAAGCCGTCCAGGATGAACAGCAGCCGCTCTGGCTCCCTCAACATCTCGTCCACAGGTGCCTGGTCGTCCCCACAACACCAGAAGAGGAGCTGGCGCAGTCTGCCCTCCTGCAACAGGACCACTTCTCTGCAGCTGACATAAAAGACATAATCAAACCGGCCTTGGTAAAGGGTGCCAGTGGCCCAGTCCAGCACCATTTTTCTGGCCAGTGTTGTCTTTCCAGTGCCAGCAGACCCCTGTAGTATC is part of the Felis catus isolate Fca126 chromosome D1, F.catus_Fca126_mat1.0, whole genome shotgun sequence genome and harbors:
- the NLRP10 gene encoding NACHT, LRR and PYD domains-containing protein 10 produces the protein MALAHSPREALLWVLSDLEEKSFKLFKFHLRDRSLLERQPQLARGELEDLSPVDLASLLISLYGAQEAAKVVLRILKVMNLLELVDQLSHICLNDYREIYREHVRGLEERQEGGPCGSHSQLLLVARPSPESPESSALPVLEQELDSVSLQALFDPGERPYQAPPTVILQGSAGTGKTTLARKMVLDWATGTLYQGRFDYVFYVSCREVVLLQEGRLRQLLFWCCGDDQAPVDEMLREPERLLFILDGFDELQRPFAKGLKRLSPSSMEETLHSLIKREALSTSSLLITTRPLALPNLKPLLKQSHHIHILGFSEDERRRYFSSYFTDEEQARNAFDIVQGNDALYKSCQIPGICWVVCSWLKGQMEKGREISETPSNDTDIFMAYVSTFLPPSDNGGSSELTRHRVLRGLCSLAAEGIQHQRFMFEEADLRKHNLDGTRLGAFLSSMDYQEGFDIKKFYTFRHISFQEFFYAMSYLVKEDQSQLGKESHRKVNSLLDEEGQAGNEEMTLSTRFLLDISRKETSSNFELKFSLKISPSVQQDLKHFKEKMESIKCNRAWDLELSLYKSKIKNLVKGVQMSDVSFKMEHSNKKKSHGKNSFSVKTSLSNGWKEKQKRPCDNNIAKAQEKSSNGKGREAEE